From a region of the Penaeus vannamei isolate JL-2024 chromosome 32, ASM4276789v1, whole genome shotgun sequence genome:
- the LOC113830015 gene encoding homeobox protein engrailed-1-B, translated as MALEFERQQQVASAAPGPMASPAMVMAAPISPALPPTPPSHDARSPPPPSPRSPHESKLPLSPPPTAPSPRSLPFSIENILRPDFGVTRLPAERPSGVRTPELLLRTPPKTPESVRHDFPVDLSQKGLSQSEHAKLCQANAANKYPDNPEALANPKVPADDNKWPAWVYCTRYSDRPSSGPRSRRIKRRDRNPEEKRPRTAFTSEQLARLKKEFEENKYLTEKRRQDLARDLGLNESQIKIWFQNKRAKIKKASGNKSSGLAAHLMAQGLYNHSTVPVDEDDPYLC; from the exons ATGGCCCTTGAATTCGAGCGTCAGCAACAAGTCGCCTCAGCCGCACCAGGTCCCATGGCATCTCCAGCGATGGTCATGGCGGCTCCTATCAGCCCTGCGCTGCCGCCTACGCCGCCCTCACACGACGCCCGCAGCCCACCTCCGCCCTCGCCGCGGTCCCCACACGAATCCAAGCTGCCCCTGTCGCCTCCTCCCACGGCGCCCAGCCCGCGGTCGCTGCCCTTCAGCATCGAGAACATTCTGCGGCCCGACTTCGGCGTGACGCGCCTGCCCGCCGAGCGCCCGAGCGGCGTCCGCACGCCCGAGCTGCTCCTCCGGACGCCGCCCAAGACGCCCGAGTCGGTGCGCCACGACTTCCCCGTCGACCTGAGCCAGAAGGGCCTGAGCCAGAGCGAGCACGCCAAGCTGTGCCAGGCCAACGCCGCCAACAAGTACCCCGACAACCCCGAGGCGCTCGCCAACCCCAAGGTGCCCGCCGACGACAACAAGTGGCCCGCCTGGGTCTACTGCACCAGATACTCCGACAGACCTTCTTCAG gtCCCCGCTCCCGCCGCATCAAGCGCCGCGACCGCAACCCCGAGGAGAAGCGCCCCCGCACCGCCTTCACTTCCGAGCAACTGGCCCGCCTCAAGAAGGAGTTCGAGGAGAACAAGTACCTGACGGAGAAGAGGCGCCAGGACCTGGCCCGCGACCTCGGCCTCAACGAGTCCCAGATCAAGATTTGGTTCCAGAACAAGCGCGCCAAGATCAAGAAGGCGAGCGGCAACAAGTCGTCCGGCCTGGCCGCCCACCTCATGGCGCAGGGCCTCTACAACCACTCCACCGTGCCCGTCGACGAGGACGACCCCTACCTCTGCTAG